The following are encoded in a window of Pseudomonas sp. St316 genomic DNA:
- a CDS encoding EamA family transporter, which yields MLATALVLVAALLHAAWNTLIKFSGERLLVVACMDSVALLFVALALGFVALPPSQIWPWILASAAFELLYRYLLIQAYRVGDLGLVYPLMRGLSPLVVLALTFVFAGEALTAQQIVGILLIPFGMLCLLWQGGGGERLPWSMLPVVALIGLCIGCYTFIDGHALRRWPHPLDYLVWVTLLSAWPFPLLALVAKRPAFMGFWREQWRLGLAVGFCVVFSYALVLWAMQLGSIAEAAALREISVILVVLFGMRYLKEPFGLPRLLACALVLVGMLVMKF from the coding sequence GTGCTTGCGACGGCTTTGGTGTTGGTAGCGGCGCTGTTGCATGCCGCATGGAATACGCTGATCAAGTTCAGCGGCGAGCGTTTGCTGGTGGTGGCGTGCATGGACAGCGTCGCCTTGCTGTTCGTCGCGTTGGCACTGGGTTTCGTGGCTTTGCCGCCGTCGCAGATCTGGCCGTGGATCCTGGCGTCGGCGGCGTTCGAGCTGCTCTATCGCTATTTGCTGATCCAGGCTTATCGGGTCGGTGACCTGGGGCTGGTCTATCCGCTGATGCGCGGCCTGTCGCCGCTGGTGGTGCTGGCCCTGACATTTGTATTTGCCGGTGAAGCACTGACAGCGCAGCAGATCGTCGGCATTTTGCTGATCCCGTTCGGCATGCTTTGCCTGTTGTGGCAGGGCGGTGGCGGCGAGCGGCTGCCCTGGTCGATGCTGCCGGTGGTGGCGCTGATCGGCCTGTGCATCGGCTGCTACACCTTTATCGACGGCCACGCCCTGCGGCGTTGGCCCCATCCGCTGGATTACCTGGTCTGGGTCACACTGCTCAGCGCCTGGCCTTTCCCGTTGCTGGCGTTGGTCGCTAAGCGGCCGGCGTTCATGGGGTTCTGGCGTGAGCAGTGGCGGCTGGGCTTGGCGGTCGGGTTCTGCGTAGTGTTCAGCTACGCTCTGGTGCTGTGGGCCATGCAACTGGGCTCGATCGCCGAAGCGGCGGCGCTGCGCGAGATCAGCGTGATCCTGGTGGTGCTGTTCGGCATGCGTTACCTGAAAGAACCTTTCGGCTTGCCGCGGCTCTTAGCTTGCGCTCTGGTGTTGGTTGGCATGCTGGTGATGAAGTTCTGA